One window of Akkermansia biwaensis genomic DNA carries:
- a CDS encoding SDR family oxidoreductase, translating to MSSKDIHDMQDPRHQFYDGKYEKQQQEAPGLQSDMAPVPDSGEKSYKGCNRLAGRKALVTGGDSGIGRAAAIAYAREGADIALNYLPEEQSDAEEVARLVEAEGRNIVLLPGDLSDEEFCKNLIHDALEKLGGLDILALVAGKQVATEDIQDITTEQLVKTFEVNVFSLFWIAKAVLPHLKPGASIITCSSIQAYQPGKNLIDYASTKAAIIAFSRALAKQVASKGIRVNVVAPGPVWTPLQVTGGQLQEHLPEFGQKTPLERAGQPVELSGLYVFLASQESSFITAEVFGVTGGMHLA from the coding sequence ATGAGCAGTAAAGACATTCACGACATGCAGGACCCCCGCCATCAATTCTATGACGGGAAATATGAAAAACAGCAGCAGGAAGCGCCCGGCCTGCAATCTGACATGGCCCCCGTTCCCGATTCCGGTGAAAAGAGCTATAAAGGATGCAACCGGCTGGCCGGCAGGAAGGCACTGGTGACCGGAGGAGATTCCGGCATCGGGCGGGCGGCCGCCATCGCCTACGCCCGGGAAGGTGCGGACATTGCCCTGAACTATCTGCCGGAAGAGCAGAGCGACGCGGAGGAAGTGGCCCGGCTGGTGGAAGCGGAAGGCCGCAATATCGTCCTTCTTCCGGGCGACCTCAGCGACGAGGAATTCTGCAAAAATCTTATTCACGATGCTCTGGAAAAGCTCGGCGGACTGGACATCCTGGCCCTAGTGGCCGGCAAGCAGGTAGCGACCGAGGACATTCAGGACATTACCACGGAGCAGCTTGTCAAAACATTTGAAGTCAACGTTTTCTCTTTATTCTGGATTGCCAAGGCGGTCCTCCCCCACCTCAAGCCGGGAGCCAGCATCATCACCTGTTCTTCCATTCAGGCCTACCAGCCGGGCAAAAACCTGATTGACTACGCCTCCACCAAGGCGGCCATCATTGCCTTCAGCCGCGCCCTGGCCAAACAGGTGGCCTCCAAAGGCATCCGAGTCAACGTCGTGGCTCCCGGCCCCGTCTGGACACCCTTGCAGGTAACGGGAGGCCAGTTGCAGGAACACCTGCCGGAATTCGGCCAAAAGACGCCTCTGGAACGGGCGGGACAGCCCGTGGAACTGTCCGGCCTCTATGTTTTCCTGGCCTCCCAGGAATCAAGCTTCATCACGGCTGAAGTCTTCGGCGTCACCGGCGGTATGCATTTGGCCTGA
- a CDS encoding chromate transporter has product MQMLWQLFSAFLQIGAFSIGGGYAVIPMIRDQVVIHHGWITQKVFTDIITISQMTPGPLAINTSTFVGLQIAGIPGAMTATLGCVLPGVAAALLLHLFFQRHRRSLYISGVLEGLKAASVGLIMSAGGTILMLTFCGTFDWQSVERVDIPSFILFGAALFALRKWRVNPILLMTLTGAAGYLVYGLR; this is encoded by the coding sequence ATGCAGATGCTCTGGCAGCTCTTCAGCGCTTTCCTTCAAATCGGAGCGTTCAGCATCGGCGGCGGGTATGCCGTTATCCCCATGATCCGTGACCAGGTGGTCATTCATCACGGCTGGATCACACAGAAGGTGTTTACCGACATCATCACGATCTCCCAGATGACGCCCGGCCCGCTGGCCATCAACACGTCTACCTTCGTGGGATTGCAGATAGCGGGCATTCCCGGCGCCATGACGGCTACACTGGGCTGCGTCCTTCCCGGCGTGGCGGCGGCGCTGCTGCTGCACCTTTTTTTCCAAAGGCATCGGCGTTCCCTTTACATCTCCGGCGTTCTGGAAGGGTTGAAAGCGGCTTCCGTGGGCCTGATCATGTCCGCGGGCGGAACCATCCTGATGCTGACCTTCTGCGGCACCTTTGACTGGCAATCCGTGGAAAGGGTGGATATTCCCAGCTTCATCCTGTTTGGAGCCGCTCTGTTTGCCCTGAGAAAATGGCGCGTCAACCCCATCCTGCTGATGACTCTGACGGGAGCGGCCGGATACCTTGTTTACGGGCTGCGCTGA
- a CDS encoding 2-hydroxyacid dehydrogenase, with protein MTDHPCRIAFFDAKSYDRGSFNPINEREYHYDIRYFKGHLNTDSVPLTSGMDVACIFVNDTAGEEVIRALKENGVRLLALRCAGFNNVDLEAAERYGLPVVRVPRYSPYAVAEHAVALMLALNRKIHRAYWRTRDGNFSLHGLMGFDMHGKTAGIIGTGQIAKILIRILKGFGMNILAYDPYPDKRFAEENGITYTTLDDLYARSDIISLHCPLTPETEYLINADSIGKMKDGVMIINTGRGKLIHTDMLIDGLKSKKVGSAGLDVYEEEGEYFYEDKSDKIIDDDTLARLLSFNNVILTSHQGFFTKEALHNIAEVTLHNIREFVEGKTLENQVVLGQ; from the coding sequence ATGACCGACCATCCCTGCCGCATAGCATTCTTCGACGCCAAGTCCTATGACCGGGGCTCCTTCAACCCGATCAACGAACGCGAATACCATTACGATATCCGTTATTTCAAGGGGCATCTGAATACGGACAGCGTGCCGCTCACCAGCGGGATGGATGTGGCCTGCATCTTCGTGAACGACACGGCGGGAGAGGAAGTCATCCGTGCATTGAAGGAAAACGGCGTCCGGCTGCTGGCCCTGCGCTGCGCCGGGTTCAACAACGTGGACCTGGAAGCGGCGGAGCGCTACGGACTGCCCGTCGTGCGCGTGCCGCGGTACTCGCCTTACGCCGTGGCGGAACACGCCGTGGCCCTGATGCTGGCTCTGAACCGCAAGATCCACCGCGCCTACTGGCGCACGAGAGACGGGAACTTTTCCCTGCACGGCCTGATGGGATTCGACATGCACGGAAAGACGGCGGGCATCATCGGCACGGGCCAGATCGCCAAAATACTTATCCGCATCCTCAAGGGATTCGGCATGAATATTCTGGCTTATGATCCGTACCCGGACAAACGCTTTGCCGAGGAAAACGGCATCACCTACACCACGCTGGACGACCTGTACGCGCGGTCGGACATCATCTCCCTGCACTGTCCGCTCACGCCGGAGACGGAATACCTGATCAATGCCGACTCCATCGGGAAAATGAAGGACGGCGTCATGATCATCAATACGGGGCGCGGCAAGCTGATCCACACGGATATGCTCATAGACGGCCTGAAATCCAAAAAGGTGGGATCCGCCGGGCTGGACGTGTATGAGGAGGAAGGGGAATATTTTTACGAGGATAAATCCGACAAGATCATTGACGACGACACCCTTGCCCGCCTGCTCTCCTTCAACAACGTCATCCTGACCTCCCACCAGGGTTTTTTCACAAAGGAAGCCCTGCACAACATTGCGGAAGTCACCCTCCATAACATCCGGGAATTTGTGGAAGGGAAAACGCTGGAAAATCAGGTAGTTCTCGGCCAGTAG
- a CDS encoding DHA2 family efflux MFS transporter permease subunit: MEKLPTSSRSLRYLPFLVASAFFMQMLDATILNTAIPTIARSFHTHPLQLHSLVTAYMLTVCVLIPASGWVSDKLGSRHTFLFAISLFTFGSLLCALSTSVAMMTACRVVQGIGGAFLMPVGRLVILRSYPRSMFVNVLNIVTIPALLGPLLGPVLGGIIVQYISWHWIFLINIPVGLAGLWATRKLMPDLKAVKEQKFDWPGFLFFSASALLITMSLSTEGGSPDKTRMGILLTAGILFQTVYWALAFRSETPLFSPSLFRIRNFAIGIAGNIVCRLGGSCLPYLVPLFFQVVLGYSALKSGMSLIPLAVSNLLAKTVAPRLLGKFGYRNIMVINTFTIGTLLAAFYFIGPGTHEFTLLSMLALLGAANSIQFTCMNTLTLIDLPNADASSGNSLLSMIMQLSIAVSIATASLLLDCFGGHAATSGPAVESAFHATFVTIGTIAAASSFIFALVDKDKGKTRKKRKTA; this comes from the coding sequence ATGGAAAAACTGCCGACATCCTCCCGGTCCCTGCGCTACCTGCCTTTTCTGGTGGCATCGGCGTTCTTCATGCAGATGCTGGACGCCACCATCCTGAATACGGCCATTCCTACGATTGCGCGCAGCTTCCACACCCATCCGCTGCAGCTCCACTCCCTGGTCACCGCCTACATGCTGACGGTGTGCGTGCTGATACCGGCCTCCGGATGGGTCTCCGACAAATTGGGGTCGCGCCACACCTTCCTGTTCGCCATCTCCCTGTTCACGTTCGGCTCCCTGCTCTGCGCCCTTTCCACCTCCGTCGCCATGATGACGGCCTGCCGTGTCGTCCAGGGCATCGGCGGGGCGTTCCTGATGCCTGTGGGGCGGCTGGTCATCCTGCGCTCCTACCCGCGCTCCATGTTCGTCAACGTGCTGAACATCGTGACCATTCCGGCTCTGCTGGGGCCCCTGCTCGGTCCCGTGCTGGGCGGCATCATCGTGCAGTACATCTCCTGGCACTGGATATTCCTGATCAACATTCCCGTGGGACTGGCGGGCCTGTGGGCCACGCGGAAGCTGATGCCGGACCTGAAGGCCGTCAAGGAACAGAAGTTCGACTGGCCGGGGTTTCTGTTCTTCTCCGCTTCCGCCCTGCTGATCACGATGAGCCTTTCCACGGAAGGAGGGTCCCCGGACAAAACCCGGATGGGGATTCTCCTGACGGCAGGGATTCTTTTCCAGACCGTATACTGGGCGCTGGCGTTCCGGTCGGAAACGCCGCTTTTCAGCCCCTCCCTGTTCCGCATCCGGAACTTTGCCATCGGCATAGCCGGAAACATCGTCTGCCGCCTGGGCGGGAGCTGCCTGCCTTACCTGGTTCCCCTTTTCTTCCAGGTGGTGCTAGGGTATTCCGCCCTTAAATCCGGCATGTCCCTGATTCCGCTGGCCGTGAGCAACCTTCTGGCAAAGACGGTGGCGCCGCGGCTGCTCGGAAAATTCGGCTACCGGAACATCATGGTCATCAATACGTTCACGATCGGGACCCTGCTGGCGGCCTTTTACTTCATCGGCCCCGGCACCCATGAATTCACTCTTCTGTCCATGCTAGCCCTGCTGGGAGCGGCCAACTCCATCCAGTTCACCTGCATGAATACCCTGACGCTGATCGACCTGCCGAACGCGGATGCCAGCAGCGGGAATTCCCTGCTTTCCATGATCATGCAGTTGTCCATTGCCGTCAGTATCGCGACGGCCTCCTTGCTGCTGGACTGTTTCGGCGGCCATGCCGCCACCTCCGGGCCTGCCGTGGAATCGGCCTTTCACGCCACCTTCGTCACCATCGGAACGATTGCGGCGGCAAGTTCCTTCATCTTCGCCCTGGTGGACAAGGACAAGGGGAAAACCCGCAAAAAGCGGAAAACCGCGTGA
- a CDS encoding beta-galactosidase yields MMKQHGCMGAVALIAGMAALAWAGPEAVLNVEKPAPSRGTPAVFKFGGEDNQEFMLNGKPFQIRGAEMHPQRIPREYWRHRIRTARAMGLNTIAFYVFWNDHEQPDGSFDFKTGNRDLAAFLKLCQEEGMWVLFRPGPYVCGEWDLGGLPHYLLKDPKAKLRTTEDAKFMKAQARYLEAVARVAEPFLAKNGGPILMTQLENEYGSYQRKDPKYMEWLKTFWTRKGFGPFYTSDGAGEHYLKGVTLPGVAVGLDPGLNDGHWKIANKCNPGVPVFSSETYPGWLRHWGEGNWNPTPEIVDHVRWFMDKGRSFSLFVFHGGTNFGFTAGANNGGPGQYQPDLTSYDYGSPVDEHGRMNEYYTRMREIILAKLPAEAAVPEPPADIPSMEIPEFTPEVHAGLWENLPRPFRSKFPQPPYFEQWNQNQGMAIYITAVPAGPSETLELSSASDYAQVYLNGELIGTLDRRLGQKSLVLPERKKPGTLEILVEAMGHINFHISMESDRKGLHGAVKLGPRELKGWTVRALPLTAASITQAPKGKGSSKNRAGAHFRAVLNIEDPHDTFLDMSRYTKGYVWVNGINVGRYWNVGPQLRLYVPAPFLKKGENVIDILDLHETEPRPVRGMTERNKEPGKVNTKNLDNQW; encoded by the coding sequence ATGATGAAGCAACATGGCTGCATGGGGGCCGTCGCCCTGATAGCCGGCATGGCCGCCCTGGCATGGGCCGGGCCGGAAGCCGTCCTGAATGTGGAAAAGCCCGCTCCTTCCCGGGGAACTCCCGCCGTTTTCAAGTTCGGCGGAGAGGACAACCAGGAATTCATGCTGAACGGCAAACCGTTCCAGATACGCGGTGCGGAAATGCATCCCCAGCGGATTCCCAGGGAATACTGGAGGCACCGCATCCGGACCGCCAGGGCCATGGGGCTGAACACAATCGCCTTTTACGTTTTCTGGAATGACCACGAACAGCCGGACGGCAGCTTTGATTTCAAGACCGGCAACCGGGATTTGGCCGCGTTTCTCAAACTTTGCCAGGAGGAAGGCATGTGGGTGCTTTTCCGCCCGGGGCCGTACGTTTGTGGGGAATGGGACCTGGGAGGGCTGCCTCATTACCTGCTGAAAGACCCCAAGGCCAAACTGAGGACAACGGAAGACGCCAAATTCATGAAGGCCCAGGCCCGTTATCTGGAAGCTGTGGCCAGAGTGGCGGAGCCGTTTCTGGCCAAAAATGGCGGCCCCATCCTGATGACCCAGCTGGAGAACGAATACGGCAGCTACCAGCGCAAGGACCCCAAGTACATGGAATGGCTGAAAACGTTCTGGACGCGGAAGGGATTCGGGCCGTTTTACACGTCCGACGGCGCCGGGGAACATTACTTGAAGGGAGTCACACTTCCCGGCGTGGCCGTGGGGCTGGACCCCGGATTGAACGACGGGCATTGGAAGATTGCCAACAAGTGCAATCCGGGCGTCCCTGTCTTCTCCTCGGAAACGTATCCTGGCTGGCTGAGGCACTGGGGGGAAGGCAACTGGAATCCGACTCCCGAAATTGTCGACCACGTGCGCTGGTTCATGGACAAGGGGCGTTCTTTCAGCCTCTTCGTTTTTCACGGGGGCACCAATTTCGGCTTCACGGCGGGAGCCAATAACGGGGGGCCGGGGCAATACCAGCCGGACCTCACCAGCTACGACTACGGCTCCCCTGTGGATGAACACGGCCGCATGAACGAATATTATACCCGGATGAGGGAGATCATTCTGGCCAAACTGCCTGCGGAGGCGGCCGTTCCGGAACCTCCCGCGGACATTCCTTCCATGGAAATACCGGAATTTACTCCGGAAGTGCATGCCGGATTATGGGAGAACCTGCCCAGGCCGTTCCGTTCCAAATTCCCGCAGCCGCCCTACTTTGAACAATGGAACCAGAACCAGGGCATGGCCATTTACATCACCGCCGTTCCGGCGGGGCCTTCCGAAACGCTGGAACTGTCCAGTGCCAGCGATTACGCGCAGGTGTACCTGAACGGAGAACTCATCGGCACGCTGGACCGCCGCCTGGGGCAGAAAAGCCTGGTTCTGCCGGAGCGCAAAAAACCGGGGACGCTGGAAATCCTGGTGGAAGCCATGGGCCATATCAATTTCCACATCAGCATGGAGAGCGACCGCAAGGGATTGCACGGCGCCGTGAAGCTGGGACCGCGCGAATTGAAGGGATGGACGGTCAGGGCGCTGCCGCTGACAGCCGCTTCCATCACTCAGGCTCCCAAAGGGAAGGGATCGTCCAAGAATCGGGCAGGAGCCCATTTCCGGGCCGTTCTGAACATTGAGGACCCTCACGACACGTTCCTGGACATGTCACGCTATACCAAGGGATACGTTTGGGTCAACGGCATCAACGTGGGACGGTACTGGAACGTGGGACCGCAGTTGAGGCTGTATGTGCCCGCGCCTTTCCTGAAAAAAGGGGAGAACGTGATCGACATCCTTGACCTTCACGAAACGGAGCCCAGGCCCGTCCGCGGCATGACGGAGCGCAACAAGGAACCGGGCAAGGTCAATACGAAGAACCTGGATAACCAGTGGTAA
- a CDS encoding chromate transporter, whose product MSGEKIKTCLWLFWINLFIGAFTFGGGYIVVPMISKYYVRKKHLFSKEELLSMAAIAQSTPGAIAVNLSALAGHRTAGLPGVLASCLGAVIPPLVILSAVASWYEAFSSSTAVEAVLRGMQAGVAALIVDIVVDMWRMILRKKSALLHAMVPGAFVASFVFHLHIAVILAVCCILSLWHVRIKQERRCG is encoded by the coding sequence ATGTCCGGAGAAAAAATAAAAACATGCCTCTGGCTCTTCTGGATCAATCTGTTCATCGGTGCGTTCACCTTTGGGGGCGGCTACATTGTGGTCCCGATGATCAGCAAATATTACGTCCGGAAAAAACACTTGTTCTCCAAGGAGGAATTGTTGTCCATGGCCGCCATCGCACAATCCACGCCCGGAGCGATCGCCGTCAATCTCTCCGCCCTGGCAGGCCACCGCACCGCAGGGCTTCCGGGCGTGCTTGCCAGTTGTCTGGGCGCCGTCATTCCCCCTCTGGTCATCCTGTCCGCCGTGGCGTCCTGGTATGAGGCATTCAGCTCCAGCACTGCGGTGGAAGCCGTCCTGCGGGGGATGCAGGCGGGCGTGGCAGCCCTCATCGTGGACATTGTGGTGGACATGTGGCGGATGATTCTCCGCAAAAAATCGGCCCTGCTGCACGCCATGGTACCGGGGGCCTTTGTGGCAAGCTTCGTCTTTCACCTCCATATAGCCGTTATTCTGGCCGTGTGCTGCATCCTGAGCCTGTGGCACGTCCGAATAAAACAGGAAAGGAGATGCGGATAA
- a CDS encoding fused DSP-PTPase phosphatase/NAD kinase-like protein, which produces MKNVNNCYKLSRELYRSAQPDDDGFKALEKQGIKSVLNLREYHRDDNEAQGTSLNLYRIRLAAGKVTAQDLMECLLLIDKAPKPILVHCWHGSDRTGIVCAAYRIVIQGWSPEKAEEELKDERFGHHKSYYSNLSELLRTTDWEEFKSAFRKRKAAQAS; this is translated from the coding sequence GTGAAAAACGTTAATAACTGCTACAAGCTCAGCCGGGAATTATACCGTTCCGCCCAGCCGGACGACGATGGTTTTAAAGCCCTGGAAAAACAGGGCATCAAATCCGTGCTGAACCTGCGGGAATACCACCGTGACGACAATGAGGCGCAGGGAACTTCCCTGAACCTTTACCGCATCAGGCTGGCCGCCGGAAAGGTAACCGCCCAGGATTTGATGGAGTGCCTGCTACTGATTGATAAAGCTCCCAAACCCATCCTGGTGCACTGCTGGCACGGTTCCGACCGCACAGGCATTGTCTGCGCGGCTTACCGCATCGTCATACAGGGCTGGAGCCCGGAAAAAGCCGAGGAAGAATTGAAGGACGAACGGTTCGGACACCACAAGTCCTATTATTCCAACCTTTCCGAACTGCTGAGAACTACGGACTGGGAGGAGTTCAAGTCCGCCTTTCGCAAACGGAAGGCGGCGCAGGCGTCCTGA
- the gpmA gene encoding 2,3-diphosphoglycerate-dependent phosphoglycerate mutase: MKTIVLLRHGESTWNRENRFTGWTDVDLTEKGVQEAYYAGDLLKDKGMAFDQAYTSYLKRAVKTLNCVLDRLDQDWLPVAKSWRLNEKHYGMLQGLNKSETAKKYGDEQVLVWRRSYDVAPPPVAEDDMNNPRWDPRYREVPDDELPRTESLKSTIERLMPYWEGTILASLKTWDNILVVAHGNTLRGIIKYLKHIPDEKLLSLNLPTAIPYVFEFDDSLNLQKDYFLGDPDEVRRRMEAVASQGQASGNTPAT, from the coding sequence ATGAAAACAATTGTTCTGCTGCGCCATGGGGAAAGCACCTGGAACCGGGAAAACAGATTCACCGGATGGACGGATGTGGACCTGACGGAAAAAGGGGTGCAGGAAGCGTACTATGCGGGCGACCTGCTGAAAGACAAGGGAATGGCTTTTGACCAGGCCTATACGTCCTACCTCAAGCGCGCCGTCAAGACGCTGAACTGCGTTCTGGACCGCCTGGACCAGGACTGGCTGCCGGTTGCCAAAAGCTGGCGGCTGAATGAAAAGCATTACGGCATGCTCCAGGGCCTGAACAAAAGTGAAACGGCTAAAAAATACGGCGACGAACAAGTCCTGGTCTGGCGCCGCAGTTATGACGTAGCACCCCCTCCCGTGGCGGAAGACGACATGAACAACCCCCGCTGGGACCCGCGCTACAGGGAAGTGCCGGACGACGAACTGCCGCGCACGGAATCCCTGAAATCCACCATTGAGCGCCTGATGCCCTATTGGGAAGGGACCATTCTGGCTTCCCTGAAAACATGGGACAACATCCTCGTCGTAGCCCACGGCAATACGCTGCGCGGCATCATCAAGTACCTGAAGCATATTCCCGACGAAAAGCTCCTTTCCCTGAACCTGCCCACAGCCATTCCGTACGTATTCGAATTTGACGACTCGCTGAACCTGCAGAAAGACTATTTCCTGGGAGATCCGGATGAAGTCCGCAGACGCATGGAAGCCGTCGCCAGCCAAGGGCAGGCGTCCGGAAATACCCCCGCCACCTAA
- a CDS encoding nitroreductase family protein — MNLPRIHFPGLFLVSAWLSSGNALCNDIILPEPDRKGGKPLMEALQERRSIRTFADRPIPLEVLSSLLWAAQGVNREDADYRTAPSSRNSNEIEIYAVLPDAAYLYEPETHKLKKVMQGDLRASTGTQEFVAQAPLNLVYVVDQSKQPGDFDAKRKLTTACADVGFVGQNVYLFCASAGLGTVFRAMLNEENLHERLKLNMFKKVLYAQSVGYPAIP; from the coding sequence ATGAACCTCCCCCGCATCCATTTTCCCGGTCTGTTTCTCGTTTCCGCATGGCTTTCCTCCGGAAACGCCCTTTGCAACGACATTATCCTGCCGGAGCCGGACAGGAAGGGCGGCAAGCCCCTCATGGAGGCCCTGCAGGAACGCCGGTCCATCCGGACCTTCGCGGACCGGCCCATTCCTCTTGAGGTGCTCTCCTCCCTGCTTTGGGCCGCCCAGGGCGTCAACCGCGAGGACGCGGATTACCGGACCGCGCCGTCATCCCGGAACTCCAATGAAATAGAAATTTACGCGGTTCTTCCGGACGCAGCCTACCTTTACGAGCCGGAAACGCATAAATTGAAGAAAGTGATGCAGGGGGACCTGAGGGCTTCAACAGGTACGCAGGAATTCGTAGCCCAGGCTCCCCTTAATCTGGTGTATGTAGTGGACCAGTCCAAACAGCCCGGCGATTTTGACGCAAAAAGAAAATTGACGACGGCCTGCGCGGATGTCGGTTTTGTCGGCCAGAACGTTTATCTCTTCTGCGCTTCCGCCGGGCTTGGCACTGTCTTCCGCGCCATGCTGAATGAGGAAAATCTTCATGAACGGCTGAAGCTCAATATGTTCAAGAAGGTTCTGTATGCCCAGAGCGTGGGTTATCCTGCCATTCCCTGA
- a CDS encoding acyl-CoA thioesterase, whose translation MKDTIYEENRLPEGRMPALRVEPMPADTNQHGDVFGGWVMSQVDLAGASTAMRYALSRYIVTRAVSSLTFEAPVMVGDVVSFYTDIIRVGRTSLTVKVVVYAERLTKLCNNVAKITEAELVYVALGPDKKPIDLEESRAQFAQCCSLETGGEVSCS comes from the coding sequence ATGAAAGACACCATATACGAGGAGAACAGACTCCCGGAAGGGCGCATGCCCGCCCTGCGCGTGGAACCCATGCCGGCGGATACCAACCAGCACGGCGATGTGTTTGGAGGCTGGGTGATGAGCCAGGTGGACCTTGCGGGCGCCAGCACGGCCATGCGTTATGCGCTGAGCCGCTATATCGTGACGCGTGCCGTCAGCAGCCTGACTTTTGAAGCCCCCGTGATGGTGGGGGATGTGGTCTCCTTTTACACGGACATCATCAGGGTGGGGCGTACGTCCCTGACGGTGAAGGTGGTGGTGTATGCGGAGCGTCTGACCAAGCTGTGCAACAACGTGGCCAAGATCACGGAAGCCGAACTCGTTTACGTGGCCCTGGGGCCGGACAAGAAGCCGATTGACCTGGAAGAGTCGCGCGCGCAGTTTGCCCAGTGCTGTTCCCTTGAAACGGGTGGCGAGGTTTCCTGTTCCTGA